The nucleotide window CGGGGCTTCAGCCGAGGCTGTACCAAAATACATTTCGGGGAGAACCAGCTATCACCAGGTTTGATTGGCCTTTCACCCCTACCCACAGTTCATCCGAGCGTTTTGCAACACACAACGGTTCGGGCCTCCATGAGGTTTTACCCCCACTTCACCCTGACCATGGGTAGATCACCTGGCTTCGGGTCTACCAACCGCGACTCCGCGCCCTGTTCAGACTCGGTTTCCCTGCGGCTCCGTCCCTGAAGGACTTAACCTCGCCACGGCCGGTAACTCGCCGGCTCATTAATCAAAAGGCACGCGGTCACCCGGCGCCCGAAGGCCCCAGGCTCCCACTGCTTGTAGGCACACGGTTTCAGGTTCTCTTTCACTCCCCTCACCGGGGTTCTTTTCACCTTTCCCTCACGGTACTCGTTCACTATCGGTCATCGGAAGATATTTAGCCTTGGAGGGTGGTCCCCCCTGCTTCCCACAAGGTTCCACGTGCCCCGTGGTACTCAGGATACCGCTTCGCTACGGAACGCCTTTCGCCTACAGGCCTCTCACCTTCTCCGGGAGGGCTTTCCAGCCCCCTTCGGCTAAACGCCCCGAGTGCTACTTGCGCGGTCCTGCAACCCCGAACGCTCTTGCGAACGCCCGGTTTGGGCTCTTCCCCCTTCGCTCGCCGCTACTGAGGGAATCTCGTTTGATTTCTCTTCCTCCGGGTACTGAGATGTTTCACTTCCCCGGGTTCGCCTCGCACGGCTATGTGTTCACCGTGCGATGACCGGGCTTTCCCCCGGCCGGGTTTCCCCATTCGGACATCCGCGGATCTACGCTTGCTCGCAGCTCCCCGCGGCTTTTCGCAGCCTGCCGCGTCCTTCCTCGCTCTCCGATGCCAAGGCATCCACCATGCGCCCTTATTGTCTTGACCCGTTTCTCTCTCCTCTGTTTTCAAAGAACGTACATCATCCGCCAAAAGTGGAGGTGAACGGGATCGAACCGATGACCTCCTGCTTGCAAAGCAGGCGCTCTCCCAACTGAGCTACACCCCCGTAAATGGTGGGCCTAAGTGGATTTGAACCACTGACCTCGCGCTTATCAGGCGCGCGCTCTGACCGACTGAGCTATAGGCCCATTCGGAACGGAACCCACATGAGGCCCAAGTCCCATTAGCGGATTGAACTAAGAAGTGCGTAGCGAGCCCTTCGTCCAGGGGTCATGCCCCTGTATTTTTTCGCCTTAAGCTCTTTTGGAGAGCTTTTGGCTCCTTAGAAAGGAGGTGATCCAGCCGCAGGTTCCCCTACGGCTACCTTGTTACGACTTCACCCCAATTACCGACCACACCTTCGACGGCTCCCTCCCGTGAGGGTTGGGCCACCGTCTTCGGGTACAGCCGACTTTCGTGGTGTGACGGGCGGTGTGTACAAGGCCCGGGAACGTATTCACCGCGGCATGGCTGATCCGCGATTACTAGCGATTCCACGTTCACGGAGTCGAGTTGCAGACTCCGATCCCAACTGAGACCGCTTTTAGGGATTGGCTCCACCTCGCGGCTTTGCTGCCCTCTGTAGCGGCCATTGTAGCACGTGTGTCGCCCTGGACATAAGGGCCATGATGACTTGACGTCGTCCCCACCTTCCTCCAGCTCGTCGCCGGCAGTTTCCTCAGAGAGCCCCGAAGGGCAACAGAGGATAGGGGTTGCGCTCGTTGCGGGACTTAACCCAACACCTCACGGCACGAGCTGACGACAGCCATGCAGCACCTGTGCTGGCTCCTTCCCGAAGGAAGGTCGTCCCCCTTTCGGGTTCCTACCACCAGCATGTCAAGCCCAGGTAAGGTTCTTCGCGTTGCGTCGAATTAAACCACATGCTCCACCGCTTGTGCGGGCCCCCGTCAATTCCTTTGAGTTTCAACCTTATCTAATCCTGTTTGCTCCCCACGCTTTCGCGCCTCAGCGTCAGTCTAGCGCCAGAGGGCCGCCTTCGCCACCGGCCTTCCTCCTGATATCTACGCATTTCACTGCTACACCAGGAATTCCGCCCTCCCCTCGCTGACTCAAGCAGAGCAGTTTCCAGGGCCATCCCACGGTTGAGCCGTGGGCTTCCACCCTGGACTTGCCCCGCCGCCTACGCGCCCTTTAAGCCCAGTAATTCCGAACAACGCTTGCCACCTCTGTCTTACCGCGGCTGCTGGCACAGAGTTAGCCGTGGCTTATTCCCGGGGTACCGTCATTATCTTCCCCCGGAAAAGGAGTTTACAACCCGAAGGCCTTCGTCCTCCACGCGGCGTCGCTGCGTCAGGGTTGCCCCCATTGCGCAAGATTCCCCACTGCTGCCTCCCGTAGGAGTCTGGGCCGTGTCTCAGTCCCAGTGTGGCCGACCATCCTCTCAGACCGGCTACCCGTCTCGGGCTTGGTGGGCCTTTACCCCACCAACTACCTGATAGGCCGCAGGCCCATCCCTGGGCGCCGGAGCCTTTGACCACAAACGTCCCAGTCCGTGGTCTCATGGGGTATTAGCCCCGGTTTCCCGAGGTTATCCCCCTCCCAGGGGCAGGTTACCTACGTGTTACGCACCCGTTCGCCACTCGGTCATGTCCGTCCACCGGCCGAAACCGGCTTCCAAACATGACCCCGTTCGACTTGCATGTGTTAAGCACGCCGCCAGCGTTCGTTCTGAGCCAGGATCAAACTCTCAGAATTTTACTCTCAGAGGCTCACCAACAAGTGGGTGCCCAGACGCCTGCGAGAGCTACCCCCCGGAACGGGCCGGAGGCCTGTCCTCTACATGCGTACCAAAGCTCCCTTTCCGCGAACGTTCCCTCGGCTCTCGTGGACCCCGAGGCATCGCAGAGATTTCAAAGAACACTTCAATGGGACCTTAACAATACCACCTATAAAGCCAACATGTCAAGGCCTTTTTCCCCTCTCCTAATATTATTTAATAACATACCGGGGGCCCTCGTCAAAGGGAAGAAACGCCCTCCAGGGCCCGCTGAACCTTCCAGCGAGCCCAAAGAAGCGGAAAAGAAGGTTTTTCGGGCCAATGCACCTGCATGCAAGCCCATGGGGCACCGCGCCTAAGCGTTCCAGCGCTACAAATATATCAATATATCAGGCAGTTATGGCTGATGCCTCAGCTCAGGAACTCGCGGGCGAAGACGTTCCGGGTCTTCTCCTGCCCGATAGTGCTGCCCGGACCGTGGCCCGGGAGGACGACGGTCTCATCGGGGAGGGCCATCAGCCGGCGGAAGGAGGAGGCCATCATCTCGAGGCTTCCCCCGGGGAAGTCCGTCCGCCCCACCGAGCCGGCGAAAAGGGTGTCCCCCGTGAGGACCGCCCCGTCCACCTTCAGGCTGATGCTCCCGGGGCTGTGCCCCGGGGTGTGCAGGACCTCCATGGTGAGGGAGCCGACCTTGAGGGCGTCGCCGTCCTTGAGAAAAATATCCGGGTCCGGAAGGGGCGGGATTGCGTACCCCCAGAAGGCGCCCTGGTCCCGGGCGGCCTCATAGACCTCCCGCTCGGCCTCATGCAGGGCCACCGCGGCCCCCGTGGCCTCCTTTACCTCCGCCACGGCCCCCACGTGGTCGAAATGGGCGTGGGTAAGGACGATGTGGGTGACGGCGAACCCTTCGGTCAGCTCCAGGACGCGGTCCGGCTCGTCCCCCGGGTCCACGACCATGGCGCTTCCGCCCTCGCGGTCGGCCACCACGTAGGCGTTGCTCTCCAGCGGTCCCACGGGCATGCTCCGTATGATCATGGCGTCGGCTCCTTTCTTCTTCCAAGCCGCCGTTTCAGTAACTCTATCATAAATGCCAGCTCCTCGTTCCTCAGAAGCCGGGAGGCCCCCGCGTAGACCGCCAGGGAGAGGGCGATGACCCCGGTGAGGAGGCCCGCCTTCAGGGCCGCCTGGCCCGAGCCCTGCCAGATGTCTCCCCGGAGAAGCCACCGGGCCAGGGCTCCCATGACCGCCGAGGCCAGGGCCGCCTTGAGCAGGGCCGCCCCTATTGCCCGGGCGCGGATGCTCCCCAGCCGCCGCCTGAGGAGATACAAAAGGACGCCGAAGTTCAACGTCGCCGCCAGGGCGTGGGCCAGGGCAAGCCCGGCATGGAGCATGGGGCCCATGAGGGCCAGGCACAGGGCGATATTTGCGGCAAGCCCCAGGGCGGCCACCTTCGCCGGGGTCTTGGTGTCCTGAAGGGAGTAGAAGGTGCTGGTCACCACCCGCACGCCCACCACGGCCCAGATGCCCATGGAATAGTAAAGGAGGGCCCGGGCGGTGCCCGCCGTGGCCTGGTAGTCCCAGTCCCCCCGCTGGAAAAGGAGGTTGACGATGGGCTCCCTCAGGGCGATGAGGCCGGCCATGGCCGGCACGGTGATGAAGAAAAGGAGCCGGAGGGAGAAAGAGAAGTCCTCCCGCACGCTCCACATGTCGCCCTTCCTGGCGTGCTCGGAAAGGGAGGGAAGCACGGCCATGCCCATGGCCACCCCGAAGACCCCGATGGGGAACTGGATGAGGCGCATGGAGTAAAACAGGTAGGTAATGCTGCCCGCGGGCAGAAAGGAGGCGATGATGCTTGCCGCCAGGATGTAAAGCTGCGAGATGGAAACCCCCACCGTCACCGGAAGGACGAGCCTGAGAATCCTGGTAAGCCCCGGGTGGCGGAGGTCCAGGACGGGCCTGAGGCGGTAGCCCTCACGCCTCATCGCCGGTGTCTGGACGAGGAACTGCGCGAGGCCCCCCAGGGTGACCCCCAGGGCGGCTCCCATCACGGGCCGCCCCACCCAGGCCGACCAGGCCAGGACGCTGGCGATGATGGAGAGGTTCAGAAACGCCGGGGCCACCGCCGGAAGGAAAAACACCCTCCGGACGTTCAGCGCCCCCATGGCCGCCGAGGCCAGGCTGACGAAAAGCAGGAAGGGGAACATGACCCGGGTGAGGGTGACGGTGAGGGAGATCTTCGAGGGGTCCTTAAAGCCGCTGGCGATGACGGCGACCACCTGGGGGGCGAACAGGACGCCCAGGGCGGAGACCGCCCCCACCACGACGAGCACGAACCCCAGGGTGGCCTGCACCAGGCGTCTGGCCTCATCGGGGTCGCGTCCCTGGTACTCCGTAAGCACGGGGATGACCGCCGAGGCCGTGGAGCCCTCGGCAAAGAGCTCCCTCAAGAGGTTGGGTATGCGGAAGGCCAGGAAAAAGGCGTCCGAAACACCCGAGGCCCCCAGGAAATAGGCCAGCACCATGTCCCGGGCGTACCCCAGAACGCGGCTTATCATGGTGGCCGCCGACATGAGGCCGGCCGCACGCGCGATGCGGTCCCGCTCAGCCATCAGGGGTTGATTATAGCAGGGCGGCGGAGGGGCCTGCCGGAGGCATGGGCGCGGCGGCCCGTCTCTTCAGGGATGTGTCGGGGATTGTCCTCTTCAGCCCCTGGCCCCGGTGAGGTCATCCAGCCAGACCTTGAGGACCGCCCGGTAGAAGTCCTCGCCCTTCACGGTGGCCAGCACCTGGTCGTTCAACCACACCTGGGTGCCCAGGGGAGGGAGATAATCCAGCCCCAGGACGTCTCCTTTGCGTACGGCGCGAAGGCTGTCGGCCAGATGGGTGAGCCGCCCCCTTATCCGGGCGAACTCCTGCGGGCTCAGCTTCTTTTGAAACCCCCGGAGCCAGTAGCCCCTGAGCCTCTCGGCCCCGACATTCCCATAGGTGAAGCGCAGCACCAGACGCTTGGCGCCCGGCGTGGAGAGGATTTCGCCCGTGGCCGAGTGCTTTTCGGGCAGATACAGGGCGCAGACATAGAGGTCGATCCAGAACTTCCTCTTCACGCCCGCCCCGTTCAGGACGAGCTCCGTGGGGCCCACCTTCACCGTCTCGGGAAGCCGGACACCGGCCACCTCCAGGGCCAGGCACGGGGAGGCCGCCATCATGAGAAGGAGGACAAGGCAGAAGGGGACGCGGAGAAAGGCCGGCAGAGGCGGAGACATCGTCTTTTGGCAGGGGGGCACGCCGAGTTTTTCCCTCCGGGCGAAGTCAGTCAAAAAAGTATACAGGAGAAGACCGGAGAAAAGCGAACCCGGCACGTGACAGAAATTACGGTGGATATCGGAAAAAACGGCGGCAGGGCGGCGGCGCTCCGCGATTACGTCAGAAATTGTACTGCAGGGCCAGCACCCAGGTGGAGTCGGTCTTCTTCACGCCCGGGGAGCCGGGGCTGCTGTCGTACTGGAGGATGTTGCCCAGCCTGAGGGACCAGTTGGCAAAGAGGGTGGTGTTGACCGAGGCGTCGTTACGGAGCTGAAATTCGCCCAGCTCCTGGAATTCCGGGTAAACGATGAGGACGTCCTCGAAGCGGATGCTCTGGGTGATGAGCCAGCCCAGGATGGCCGAGACGCGTCCGGTGAACCACCGGTCGTCCGGGGCCCTCTGGCGGTCCTCGGAGAAGTAGGTCACGCCCAGCTCCAGGGCCAGGTCGAGGTCGTCTTCACGGAGCTGATACCCCGCGCCGGGGCCCACGGCGGTGCGAAGGTTGATGTCCTTGAAGGTGTCGTTCAGCATCTCCAGGCTCAGGAATCCGTAGAGTTTTTTCGTGAAGAAATAGTCGTACTTGAGCGCCCCGTACGCGTTTCTCGCGGTGAGGTCGCCGTCCTCCTCGGCGTAGTTGTAAAGGAACCGCATGGAGAAGCGGTCTGTCTTGCTCTGGCGCGCGGCCTGCGCGCCGAAGGAGGCGTTCAAAAGCTCCGTGTTTCCCGTCTGGTAGTTCCCTCCGAAGTGGATATTGCCCGTCCACTTGCTGGGCGGGGGGTTGACCTCCTGCACCTCCTGCCAGCGTATAACGGCGGCCTCCCGGGCTGCGGAGGGCTCGACGTGGATGCGGCCCTCCTGGTCGGTGCGGAGGCGGCCCTTGAGGACTTCGCCGCTCAGCAGGTGAAGCTCCACGGCTTCCTCCGTGCTCAGGCCCGCGATGCGGTCCATCTTGACCCTGACGGGCTTGGCCGCGTAGTCCGTGCGGACCAGGAGGACGCCGTCCTCGGTGCGCAGTACCGTGCCGGTGAGCACGTCGCCGTTTTGAAGCCGGACCTCGTCGGCCAGGACGCCGGCGGGCAGCAGAAGGAGGGCGAAGAGAAAGACGCATCCCCAGGTCTTTCTCATGAGGCCGCCGGTATGGGTGTCCTTTCCGCCATGCGTGCGGCAAACATAGCAGGGGCCGGATTCTTTGTCAAGACGATGCCCTTCGGGCCGTCCCCGAAGCCCGGGTGGGCGCAGCCCCGGGGAGGGGATTATGGAGGCCATCAGAAACGCTTATTCGTGAAGTGCCGCGCAAACCCTCGTCCCGTAAGGTTTTGCGCCCTTGAATTATTTCGATTCCTTATTTTAAAATTAATTTCAGTTATGGGTATGGAAGACCATAAGCTCCGCGTCTTCTGCACCGTGGCCGAGACCAGGAGCTTCTCGAAGGCCTCGGAGATCATCCATCTGACGCAACCGGCGGTGAGCCTTCAGATACAGGCCCTGGAGGACACCTACGAGACGAAGCTCTTCGACCGCTCCAGCTCCACCGTCACGCTGACGCCCTCGGGGGAAATCCTCTACAAGTACGCCAAGGAGATCCTCACCCTGTACGCCCAGGCGGAGAAGGACATCGGAGAGCTCACCGGCCTGGTCAAGGGCTCCATCAGCATCGGGGCCAGCACCACCATCGGAAACTACGTCCTCCCCTCGGTGCTCTCGGACTTCAAGCGGAAGAACCCGAAGATAAAGATCCACCTCCTGGTGGGCAACACCAGGCGGGTGGTGGAGCTTCTGAACGCCGGCAACCTGGACCTCGGCCTCGTGGAGGGCGAGGCCACCAAGTACAAAATCATCACCGAGAAGTTCCTCTCCGACGAGCTCACCCTCATCGTGCCGTCCATGCACCCCTGGGCGAAGCGCAAGGAGGTCTCCATGCTGGACATCATCAAGGAGCCCCTTATCTTCCGCGAGGAGGGCTCCGGCACGCGCCAGGTCATCGAGCAGCACCTGAGCAAACGGGGAATCGGGACGCAGAACATGAACATCACCACCATCCTGGGCAGCACCGAGGCCATCAAGCAGGCCGTGGAGGACGGCACGGGGATATCCATCGTGAGCAAATGGGCCGTCAGGAGGGAGAACCGCTACGGCACCATCAAGCCCGTGAAGTTCAAGGAAGGCAGGATGCTCCGGGACTTCTCGCTCGTCTTCAACAAAAATACGGTCACCTCCTATGCCGTGGACGAGTTTTTGAACTTCCTGAGGAACTAC belongs to Nitrospirota bacterium and includes:
- a CDS encoding MBL fold metallo-hydrolase: MIIRSMPVGPLESNAYVVADREGGSAMVVDPGDEPDRVLELTEGFAVTHIVLTHAHFDHVGAVAEVKEATGAAVALHEAEREVYEAARDQGAFWGYAIPPLPDPDIFLKDGDALKVGSLTMEVLHTPGHSPGSISLKVDGAVLTGDTLFAGSVGRTDFPGGSLEMMASSFRRLMALPDETVVLPGHGPGSTIGQEKTRNVFAREFLS
- the murJ gene encoding murein biosynthesis integral membrane protein MurJ — encoded protein: MAERDRIARAAGLMSAATMISRVLGYARDMVLAYFLGASGVSDAFFLAFRIPNLLRELFAEGSTASAVIPVLTEYQGRDPDEARRLVQATLGFVLVVVGAVSALGVLFAPQVVAVIASGFKDPSKISLTVTLTRVMFPFLLFVSLASAAMGALNVRRVFFLPAVAPAFLNLSIIASVLAWSAWVGRPVMGAALGVTLGGLAQFLVQTPAMRREGYRLRPVLDLRHPGLTRILRLVLPVTVGVSISQLYILAASIIASFLPAGSITYLFYSMRLIQFPIGVFGVAMGMAVLPSLSEHARKGDMWSVREDFSFSLRLLFFITVPAMAGLIALREPIVNLLFQRGDWDYQATAGTARALLYYSMGIWAVVGVRVVTSTFYSLQDTKTPAKVAALGLAANIALCLALMGPMLHAGLALAHALAATLNFGVLLYLLRRRLGSIRARAIGAALLKAALASAVMGALARWLLRGDIWQGSGQAALKAGLLTGVIALSLAVYAGASRLLRNEELAFMIELLKRRLGRRKEPTP
- a CDS encoding chalcone isomerase family protein codes for the protein MSPPLPAFLRVPFCLVLLLMMAASPCLALEVAGVRLPETVKVGPTELVLNGAGVKRKFWIDLYVCALYLPEKHSATGEILSTPGAKRLVLRFTYGNVGAERLRGYWLRGFQKKLSPQEFARIRGRLTHLADSLRAVRKGDVLGLDYLPPLGTQVWLNDQVLATVKGEDFYRAVLKVWLDDLTGARG
- a CDS encoding DUF481 domain-containing protein, producing the protein MRKTWGCVFLFALLLLPAGVLADEVRLQNGDVLTGTVLRTEDGVLLVRTDYAAKPVRVKMDRIAGLSTEEAVELHLLSGEVLKGRLRTDQEGRIHVEPSAAREAAVIRWQEVQEVNPPPSKWTGNIHFGGNYQTGNTELLNASFGAQAARQSKTDRFSMRFLYNYAEEDGDLTARNAYGALKYDYFFTKKLYGFLSLEMLNDTFKDINLRTAVGPGAGYQLREDDLDLALELGVTYFSEDRQRAPDDRWFTGRVSAILGWLITQSIRFEDVLIVYPEFQELGEFQLRNDASVNTTLFANWSLRLGNILQYDSSPGSPGVKKTDSTWVLALQYNF
- a CDS encoding selenium metabolism-associated LysR family transcriptional regulator gives rise to the protein MEDHKLRVFCTVAETRSFSKASEIIHLTQPAVSLQIQALEDTYETKLFDRSSSTVTLTPSGEILYKYAKEILTLYAQAEKDIGELTGLVKGSISIGASTTIGNYVLPSVLSDFKRKNPKIKIHLLVGNTRRVVELLNAGNLDLGLVEGEATKYKIITEKFLSDELTLIVPSMHPWAKRKEVSMLDIIKEPLIFREEGSGTRQVIEQHLSKRGIGTQNMNITTILGSTEAIKQAVEDGTGISIVSKWAVRRENRYGTIKPVKFKEGRMLRDFSLVFNKNTVTSYAVDEFLNFLRNYSFDRLLE